From a single Erpetoichthys calabaricus chromosome 1, fErpCal1.3, whole genome shotgun sequence genomic region:
- the prx gene encoding neuroblast differentiation-associated protein AHNAK isoform X15, whose protein sequence is MAMPMEITVVQETLKKSELMEVVVETEAEAGARGFSVSGGGAQGIFVKEVLKDSPAAKALSLREGDQLLSARVYFDNVKYEDALKILQCAEPYKVSFLLKRNVPSADISTSSGSASLEVKGPKAKMPKLSVKSIAPLRKKKKKAKAGSRLSAEVTLPASGKFKREASPAKFELSPVDVEFAFPKFPKLKGVSKTTTEGDISLKSPEIQASVARRKKKKIRLPRMRVKDAAAARAVVDVDLKSPEGKVELGTPETKVKTKEKSTKFGISFPKTKKPKVDAGLSCLEASKGISPPGIKLKPPEVEFDFSLPTGKADSKTAKGEVSKEDVKIKTPKVELDFGLPSGKAEAKISHPDINVKDTMKEGIKFKAPKLDLDISLPKGKVEDTIAMPEAEVKSKDGFKFKPPKLDLDLSLPAGSVDSTEGDLDKDGRLRMPQVKIPKIGVSLPSAEFEGDTSKDRYKRDSYGKEDKHKAGLKMPSIDIDAPSLNIEIGLPTSKADSEGDVKFHPSEGSTGAGLKAPDVEIKMPKMTLPKFSGAEGEIKAPKTDVHRGKMEIEGPDFKLKGPKIKMPSFGVTLPTKTRDKSQAEHEHMIHEDGETGKIKLPTVKMPSIDISVPVPDVDLHLPKGKTSGPEAGIDKKIHHSQEELDIKMKMPKISIPKFSMFGKLETPSADVNVSPPKVDVKSPKADLTLRDIEVEGPSAKGANITMPKIDISLPKIKSPDMDLNMPELDIEGPSIKGPKISMPTVDISLPKMKHPEGHLDFEGPSVKGPKISMPTVDISVPKIKHPEVDLNIEGPSVKGPKIAMPTVDISLPKIKHPEADLDIEGPSVKGPKIAMPTVDISLPKMKHPEAHLDIEGPSVKGPKIAMPTVDISVPKMKHPEVDLNIEGPSVKGPKISMPKFDISLPKMKHPEADLDIEGPSVKGPKIAMPTVDISLPKMKHPEAGLDIDDLSVKGPKISMPKFDISLPKMKHPETDLDIEGPSVKGPKIAMPTVDISLPKMKHPEADLDIEGPSVKGPKIAMPTVDISLPKMKHPEADLDIEGPSVKGPKISMPKFDISLPKMKHPEADLNIEGPSVKGPKISMPKFDISLPKMKHPEADLNIEGPSVKGPKIAMPTVDISLPKMKHPEADLNIEGPSLKGPKISMPTVDISLPKMQHPEADLDIKGPSLKGPKISMPTVNISLPKMKHPEVDLDIQDPSLKGPKITMPEVDISLPKMKHPEVDLNAEGPSVKGPKIVMPTVDISLPTIKPSDTELDIEGPSLKGPKIGIPKVDISLPKRKSAEIGVSVPEGDTNLSMPSMKIPTIDINMPKIDLDLSISKTMEGASMELPESTTGRNFEGPDIHLKMPKISLPTFGVKDNAEAECKGDVKLPKAKVDKKASEFEGSKPKLPTIKVPGLDISVPEVPDVDINIKAPKSKSDYTVEGDISGKQHDFNIKGPNVKIEMPKLPKFKKDKSNVEVQPPHVDIESGDAKMKGLKIKMPKFGLSFPKGKLKEGEVDVSGQMKASGKMPEGKIKFPKEKHSMEMPDVNTDTTDGKIKLPSVALPSVDISAPKMDIDFSLPKGKRGDKEQVGLLKGEDERLSSGASFDVPDVSLKIPKFTLPKFAGKVKTDNVELDSKHLKADIQPSPAKVDIEGKFPSVEFDVDGKPKEKDMKIKMPKMKIPTFGITKKDEDVTVITPDVDTKIKKGKVQMKSPTIELEGPEGKVKSPKIKFPKFKISSPKTKLPDAEVKIGTEKGVKEGVQTPDVTIDMPKISMPKFGTKDGKMNVDVSVPEEGKLKMPSLEISLPTVSHKEGEVLLPKAEVDVSEADIKGYEGDLKIPKMPSLDISAPKFELDISLPKVKDDSALDPKLDIKAKKEGDLDGTDWKLKMPQVDLPKFGHKEKNINLELDIPAGKADAKIAKPEISISKASVDVPDFEMQGAEGRIKMPKIKMPKVDISLPKGDGVTESEDKITRPEFEDPAADGKIKLPSFGKLSAPTVKAPELDFELSLRKPKHETEIEGNWKGRKGAETDLGVTSEKSEYYIKMPKMKMPELSISGPQIKGSDLEIDVGLSKLDTGKEKIKGDLPKIQGSPGVTIKAPKIKAPKVDADVKAPEADIEGTSGKFKMKIPKFGLSTTKDEGEVNVDLQQETKFKVPDVGFSVTKDGDHSTNIDLSLPKDSKVKGPKKEGKLEVDLPSVELDIPEGGIKVPKLKIPKIGVMTSKEMLEGEVAFVSDSEEAEEKAKKHHFKFPNVEISSSKPKGYAEVDVKTSGRDMDLEGQTDGLKLKMPKITVPSVGFSDSKDQHYSTELITPDSDADIKIPKIDIKVPKIDINIPKVEIKAPAVNVKAPEEESLEMDEEHKSKVKLPEFGIALPSVTRLETETSDVKLKVKGPQIKVKNAEAISKSPQSDGDAEGPKMPKVKKAVFAFPRFNGADASLSHSQGEVNLGAGETKTRVPKIKMKPTFGKLRSKTKGAEVNGDAEEIDGEEDEKHKTGKMKIPKVTLAVSAKTSDGAGYHVNGQSDPASTNASQQDKSKFGKMKIPKIEFSSPYSKGAVDEGEAEMNMKLVKEEEASMSNGDSKGLKFKSPKITFSGFKKKTGKEEIEKPVSSSARTEMACLESGDKPISQSPKPKVSIGLFSSKSRGEYTVEQRTNGQEAQEESGKHHLEGRGDKSPKFKLPKFSLSPKSKGVLVITPESSPKASQRSSQQKEGEESSSGFKIQMPRVGFKSRQDEHTSEERIIMDDEDESVIIVSKTSKHTITESVTEKSTTI, encoded by the exons GAGATCAGCTGCTTAGTGCCAGGGTGTACTTTGACAATGTCAAATATGAAGATGCCCTGAAGATTCTTCAGTGTGCTGAGCCATACAAAGTATCGTTCCTGCTGAAGCGCAACGTTCCCAGCGCAGACATCAGCACCTCGTCAGGCTCAGCCAGCCTGGAAGTCAAAGGTCCCAAAGCCAAGATGCCAAAACTG AGTGTTAAAAGCATTGCTCctttgagaaagaaaaagaagaaagccaAGGCCGGTTCAAGGTTAAGTGCAGAAGTAACTCTTCCTGCATCAGGCAAATTCAAGAGGGAGGCCTCACCAGCTAAGTTCGAGCTGAGTCCAGTGGATGTGGAATTTGCCTTCCCAAAATTTCCAAAGCTGAAAGGTGTGAGCAAGACAACCACGGAAGGCGATATTAGCCTCAAAAGTCCAGAGATACAAGCTAGCGTTGCAAGacggaagaaaaagaaaatcagattaCCTAGAATGAGAGTAAAagatgcagcagcagcaagagctgtggtggatgtggatctaaaatcACCAGAAGGGAAGGTAGAACTGGGTACCCCAGAAACTAAAgtcaaaactaaagaaaaatccacaaaattTGGAATTTCTTTTCCAAAAACTAAGAAACCAAAAGTTGATGCAGGACTTTCATGCTTAGAGGCAAGCAAAGGGATAAGTCCACCTGGAATCAAATTAAAGCCTCCAGAAGTAGAGTTTGACTTTAGCCTCCCAACTGGAAAAGCAGATTCTAAGACTGCTAAAGGGGAGGTGAGTAAGGAAGATGTCAAAATCAAGACGCCTAAAGTGGAGCTTGATTTTGGTTTGCCCTCAGGCAAAGCTGAAGCCAAAATATCCCACCCAGATATTAATGTTAAGGACACAATGAAAGAAGGCATTAAATTTAAAGCACCAAAACTTGATCTGGATATCAGTTTACCAAAAGGAAAGGTAGAGGATACAATAGCTATGCCAGAGGCTGAGGTGAAAAGTAAAGATGGTTTTAAATTTAAGCCGCCTAAATTGGATCTTGATCTTAGTCTGCCTGCAGGGAGTGTTGACTCAACTGAAGGAGACCTAGATAAGGATGGAAGGCTCAGAATGCCTCAAGTGAAGATTCCAAAAATAGGGGTTTCCTTACCATCTGCTGAATTTGAGGGTGACACTTCCAAAGACAGATACAAAAGAGATTCTTACGGCAAGGAAGACAAGCATAAAGCTGGACTAAAGATGCCGTCTATTGACATTGATGCGCCATCATTAAACATTGAAATTGGCTTGCCAACATCTAAAGCAGACAGTGAAGGAGATGTGAAATTTCATCCATCTGAGGGTAGTACAGGAGCTGGTTTGAAGGCTCCTGATGTTGAAATAAAAATGCCAAAGATGACACTTCCAAAATTTAGTGGAGCTGAGGGAGAAATTAAAGCTCCAAAGACAGACGTGCATCGTGGTAAAATGGAAATAGAAGGTCCAGATTTTAAACTAAAGGGGCCCAAAATAAAGATGCCATCATTTGGTGTTACCTTACCTACAAAGACAAGAGATAAATCTCAGGCAGAACATGAGCACATGATTCATGAAGATGGTGAAACAGGAAAAATTAAGTTACCAACTGTCAAAATGCCTTCCATTGATATCTCGGTGCCAGTTCCAGATGTGGACTTGCATCTTCCTAAAGGAAAGACAAGTGGACCAGAAGCTGGCATAGATAAAAAAATTCATCACAGCCAGGAAGAGTtggatataaaaatgaaaatgccaaAAATATCCATTCCAAAGTTCTCCATGTTTGGCAAGTTAGAAACACCATCAGCTGATGTAAATGTTTCCCCTCCTAAAGTAGATGTTAAATCTCCAAAAGCGGATCTGACTCTCAGAGACATTGAAGTTGAGGGGCCTTCTGCTAAAGGAGCTAATATAACAATGCCAAAAATTGATATTTCTCTACCCAAAATAAAGTCACCGGATATGGATCTGAACATGCCTGAACTAGATATAGAGGGTCCTTCCATAAAGGGGCCTAAGATATCCATGCCAACAGTTGACATTTCTCTTCCCAAAATGAAACATCCAGAAGGACACTTGGATTTTGAAG GTCCTTCTGTAAAGGGGCCTAAGATATCAATGCCAACAGTAGACATTTCTGTACCAAAAATAAAACATCCAGAAGTAGATCTGAATATTGAAGGTCCTTCTGTAAAGGGCCCAAAGATAGCGATGCCAACAGTTGACATTTCCTTACCAAAAATTAAACATCCAGAAGCAGATCTGGATATTGAAGGTCCTTCTGTAAAAGGCCCAAAGATAGCCATGCCAACAGTTGACATTTCCTTACCAAAAATGAAACACCCAGAGGCACATCTGGATATTGAAGGTCCTTCTGTAAAGGGCCCTAAGATAGCCATGCCAACAGTTGACATTTCTGTACCAAAAATGAAACATCCAGAAGTAGACCTGAATATTGAAGGTCCTTCTGTTAAGGGTCCTAAGATATCAATGCCAAAATTTGACATTTCCTTACCAAAAATGAAACACCCAGAGGCAGATCTGGATATCGAAGGTCCTTCTGTAAAGGGTCCTAAGATAGCCATGCCAACAGTTGACATTTCCTTACCAAAAATGAAACACCCAGAGGCAGGTCTGGATATTGATGATCTATCTGTAAAAGGCCCTAAAATATCCATGCCAAAATTTGATATTTCCTTACCAAAAATGAAACACCCAGAAACAGATCTGGATATTGAAGGTCCTTCTGTAAAGGGGCCAAAGATAGCCATGCCAACAGTTGACATTTCCTTACCAAAAATGAAACACCCAGAGGCAGATCTGGATATTGAAGGTCCTTCTGTAAAGGGTCCTAAGATAGCCATGCCAACAGTTGACATATCCTTACCAAAAATGAAACACCCAGAGGCAGATCTGGATATTGAAGGTCCTTCTGTAAAGGGTCCTAAGATATCAATGCCAAAATTTGACATTTCATTACCAAAAATGAAACACCCAGAGGCAGATCTGAATATTGAAG GTCCTTCTGTAAAGGGTCCTAAGATATCAATGCCAAAATTTGACATTTCATTACCAAAAATGAAACACCCAGAGGCAGATCTGAATATTGAAGGTCCTTCTGTAAAGGGCCCTAAGATAGCCATGCCAACAGTTGACATTTCCCTTCCCAAAATGAAACATCCGGAAGCAGATCTGAATATTGAAGGTCCTTCTCTAAAGGGGCCTAAGATATCAATGCCAACAGTTGATATTTCCTTACCAAAGATGCAACATCCAGAGGCAGACCTGGATATCAAAGGTCCTTCACTAAAAGGTCCTAAGATATCAATGCCAACAGTTAATATTTCCCTTCCCAAAATGAAACACCCCGAAGTAGATCTGGATATACAAGATCCTTCACTAAAAGGGCCTAAGATAACCATGCCAGAAGTTGACATTTCCCTACCCAAAATGAAACACCCTGAAGTAGACCTGAATGCTGAGGGTCCTTCTGTAAAGGGGCCTAAGATAGTGATGCCAACAGTTGACATTTCCCTTCCAACAATAAAGCCTTCAGACACAGAACTAGATATTGAGGGACCTTCTTTAAAAGGACCCAAAATAGGCATTCCAAAAGTTGACATCTCCCTTCCAAAACGAAAGTCAGCTGAAATAGGTGTGTCAGTGCCTGAAGGAGACACCAATCTCAGCATGCCATCAATGAAAATTCCAACCATTGACATCAACATGCCTAAAATAGATCTTGATTTAagtatttcaaagaccatggaaGGTGCAAGCATGGAGTTGCCTGAATCTACTACTGGTAGAAACTTCGAAGGACCTGACATCCATCTCAAAATGCCTAAAATTTCTTTGCCAACATTTGGAGTCAAAGATAATGCTGAAGCAGAGTGTAAAGGTGATGTGAAACTCCCAAAAGCAAAAGTTGATAAGAAGGCTTCTGAGTTTGAAGGTAGTAAACCAAAGCTACCTACAATTAAGGTTCCTGGACTTGATATCTCTGTACCAGAAGTGCCTGATGTGGATATCAATATTAAAGCACCAAAGAGTAAGAGTGATTATACTGTTGAAGGAGACATCAGTGGAAAACAACATGATTTCAACATCAAGGGTCCCAATGTTAAGATTGAAATGCCTAAACTTCCAAAATTCAAGAAGGATAAAAGTAATGTGGAAGTTCAACCACCTCATGTTGATATTGAAAGCGGTGATGCCAAAATGAAAGGACTTAAAATTAAGATGCCCAAATTtggcctttcctttcccaagggTAAACTAAAAGAAGGTGAAGTTGACGTTTCAGGACAGATGAAGGCCAGTGGGAAGATGCCAGAAGGGAAGATTAAATTCCCAAAAGAAAAGCATTCAATGGAAATGCCTGATGTGAATACAGATACCACCGATGGAAAGATAAAGCTTCCATCAGTGGCATTGCCGTCTGTTGATATCTCAGCTCCAAAGATGGACATTGACTTCAGCTTACCTAAAGGTAAAAGGGGTGACAAGGAGCAAGTAGGGCTGTTAAAGGGAGAAGATGAGAGACTTTCTTCTGGAGCCAGTTTTGATGTCCCAGATGTATCGCTGAAAATACCCAAGTTTACACTCCCGAAATTTGCgggcaaagtaaaaacagataatgTTGAACTGGACAGCAAGCATCTCAAAGCTGATATACAGCCTAGCCCTGCAAAGGTAGATATAGAAGGCAAATTTCCTTCAGTAGAATTTGATGTTGATGGCAAACCGAAAGAAAAAGATATGAAGATAAAAATGCCTAAAATGAAAATTCCTACTTTTGGTATTACAAAGAAGGATGAGGATGTAACTGTGATCACCCCAGATGTTGATACaaagattaaaaaaggaaaagtgcAAATGAAAAGCCCCACTATTGAACTTGAAGGCCCAGAGGGGAAAGTTAAATCACCAAAAATCAAATTCCCCAAATTTAAAATTTCATCACCAAAGACAAAACTGCCTGATGCCGAGGTTAAGATTGGTACTGAGAAAGGAGTTAAAGAGGGTGTTCAAACTCCAGATGTAACGATTGACATGCCTAAGATTTCAATGCCAAAATTTGGAACCAAAGATGGAAAAATGAATGTTGATGTCAGTGTACCTGAGGAAGGAAAACTTAAAATGCCATCTCTTGAAATTTCCCTCCCTACAGTTTCACATAAAGAGGGTGAGGTGCTGCTGCCAAAGGCAGAGGTTGATGTATCTGAAGCAGACATTAAAGGATATGAAGGTGATCTTAAAATCCCTAAAATGCCAAGTCTTGACATCTCTGCCCCCAAGTTTGAACTTGATATAAGTTTGCCTAAAGTTAAAGATGACTCTGCCTTAGATCCTAAGCTAGATATTAAAGCCAAGAAAGAAGGTGATCTTGATGGAACTGATTGGAAATTAAAAATGCCTCAAGTCGACTTACCTAAATTTGGCCACAAAGAAAAGAATATCAATCTGGAGCTTGACATTCCTGCAGGTAAAGCTGATGCTAAAATTGCTAAGCCTGAAATTTCCATATCAAAAGCAAGCGTAGATGTTCCTGACTTTGAAATGCAAGGCGCGGAAGGCAGGATTAAGATGCCAAAAATTAAAATGCCTAAAGTGGATATTTCTTTGCCCAAGGGGGATGGTGTTACAGAGAGTGAAGATAAGATTACAAGACCTGAGTTTGAAGATCCTGCTGCGGACGGCAAGATAAAGTTGCCTTCATTTGGAAAACTCTCCGCTCCTACGGTAAAAGCACCTGAACTGGACTTTGAACTCAGCTTGAGAAAACCTAAACATGAAACAGAAATAGAAGGTAACTGGAAAGGGAGAAAGGGGGCTGAAACTGACTTGGGTGTTACTTCAGAAAAATCAGAGTATTATATCAAGATGCCCAAAATGAAAATGCCAGAACTATCCATTTCTGGTCCACAGATCAAAGGTAGTGATCTTGAAATTGATGTGGGACTGTCAAAGTTGGACACCGGAAAAGAGAAGATTAAGGGGGACTTACCCAAAATACAAGGAAGTCCAGGTGTCACAATTAAGGCCCCAAAGATCAAAGCCCCAAAAGTAGATGCAGATGTGAAGGCACCAGAGGCTGATATTGAAGGAACAAGtggaaaatttaaaatgaaaattccaAAGTTTGGTTTATCCACAACAAAAGATGAGGGTGAAGTTAATGTAGACTTGCAGCAGGAGACCAAGTTTAAGGTTCCAGATGTGGGATTTAGTGTGACAAAAGATGGAGACCACAGCACCAATATTGACCTTTCCCTTCCTAAGGACAGTAAAGTCAAAGGTCCTAAAAAGGAAGGTAAGCTTGAAGTTGATTTGCCATCTGTCGAACTGGACATCCCAGAAGGTGGTATCAAGGTGCCCAAATTAAAGATTCCTAAAATTGGCGTGATGACATCCAAAGAGATGTTAGAAGGAGAAGTTGCTTTTGTGTCAGActcagaagaagcagaagaaaaagCAAAGAAGCATCATTTCAAATTTCCCAATGTAGAAATTTCAAGCTCTAAACCTAAAGGGTATGCAGAAGTAGATGTCAAAACTTCTGGGAGAGATATGGACCTTGAAGGGCAAACAGATGGACTAAAGTTAAAAATGCCCAAAATCACAGTACCCTCTGTCGGTTTTTCAGATTCAAAAGACCAGCACTATTCAACAGAACTGATCACCCCAGATTCTGATGCAGACATCAAAATTCCAAAAATTGACATTAAGGTTCCAAAAATTGACATTAATATTCCAAAGGTCGAAATTAAAGCCCCGGCCGTCAATGTAAAGGCCCCAGAAGAGGAATCATTGGAGATGGATGAGGAACATAAGTCCAAAGTTAAACTACCAGAGTTTGGAATTGCACTTCCTTCTGTCACACGGTTAGAAACTGAAACATCAGACGTAAAGTTAAAAGTCAAAGGACcacaaatcaaagttaaaaatgcTGAAGCGATTTCCAAATCACCACAGTCTGATGGGGATGCTGAAGGGCCAAAGATGCCAAAAGTaaaaaaagctgtttttgctTTTCCAAGGTTTAATGGGGCAGATGCGTCATTGAGTCATTCTCAAGGAGAAGTGAATCTGGGGGCTGGAGAAACTAAAACCAGAGTtcccaaaatcaaaatgaaacccACCTTTGGAAAGTTGCGTTCCAAAACAAAAGGGGCAGAAGTGAATGGGGATGCAGAAGAAATAGATGGAGAGGAAGACGAAAAacataaaactggaaaaatgaagaTTCCAAAAGTCACACTTGCAGTCTCTGCGAAGACAAGTGATGGGGCGGGATATCATGTGAATGGACAAAGTGACCCTGCTTCAACGAATGCATCTCAGCAAGACAAGAGTAAATTTGGGAAGATGAAGATTCCCAAAATTGAATTTTCCTCACCCTATTCCAAGGGGGCAGTAGATGAAGGGGAGGCTGAAATGAACATGAAGCTGGTCAAGGAAGAGGAAGCATCAATGTCAAATGGAGACAGTAAGGGCTTAAAATTTAAATCtccaaaaatcacattttcaggctttaaaaagaaaactggcAAAGAAGAGATTGAAAAGCCAGTGTCTTCCAGTGCCAGGACTGAAATGGCCTGTCTAGAATCTGGGGATAAACCCATCTCACAGTCTCCCAAGCCCAAAGTTTCCATAGGTTTGTTTTCCAGCAAATCCAGAGGAGAATACACTGTGGAACAAAGAACCAATGGTCAGGAGGCCCAAGAAGAAAGTGGCAAACATCATCTGGAAGGTAGAGGAGACAAGTCCCCCAAGTTTAAGCTCCCGAAATTCTCCCTCAGCCCCAAATCAAAAGGGGTCCTGGTGATAACCCCTGAGAGTTCCCCAAAGGCAAGCCAACGTTCCTCACAACAAAAGGAAGGGGAAGAATCATCTTCTGGTTTTAAAATCCAGATGCCAAGGGTGGGATTTAAGTCCCGTCAAGACGAGCACACATCGGAGGAGCGGATAATCATGGATGATGAGGATGAAAGTGTGATCATCGTGTCTAAGACATCTAAACACACAATAACAGAATCAGTGACTGAAAAATCCACCACCATTTAA